In Borrelia turicatae 91E135, the genomic stretch AAATTATTTAAATTTTGTTAGAAACAATTAGTTTTTGTCAATTGTTGCGTTATATTTTCACCATATATTTATGGTGAAAGGTTAAAGAGATCATGATTTCAAATAGCAATATCAACGCAAGAGAGTTATATAAGTATTCAATATTTTTTAGAAACTATATTTCAAATGTAGCAGAGGACACTCTTAAGAATGGAATTACCTTAAATAGTATTGATACTGCTTTTAATGTTAATGATGCTTTAGAAGCCTTAAAAATAGAGTTAAAAGAAGCATTATTGCAGTGTTTAATTAGTTACCGTTTTAATGGTGTTGGATACATTTTAGTTAAAACTGCTGACTTACTTGAAGATTTACATTTAAGCGTGAACCTAGAACTTCCTATTGGGTTTATGTATCTTGACTATAACAATGTTCGTGATGAGGGGCCTGACTTTAATTATATAACATACATTTTCAAAGTAAATACAGATGAGAAGATATCTTATAGAGAGTTGAAGATTCATAAGAATAGAGTAATCATACACTCTAATTATGATTATATACTTAAAGCTTACAGTCCATGTTATACGCAAAGCTTTTTGCTTAATATATATCTTTTTGAACAAATATATAAAGAAATAGAGAGGAGAATAGAGCAACATAACTTTTTATTTTACAAGGATGAATCATTAGTAACATTACAAGATGCCTTAAGTGATGCTACGACTTCATTAGAGATTTTAACTAAGGGCGTTAATGATAAGCCACGTATATTCTCTAATCTATTTAAAAGAAATGTAGATGAAAATCATATAAGCACATTTAAGAGTGTAAATAGAGATTTAGAGCGAGAGCTTACGCGGCTTAAATCTAACTTAAATAATAATGGTATTTTTTACAGTGGAACACCTGATGCGTCACTGGAGGTTATTAAGTATGACTTAACCTATTTAAAGGAAGCATTAGCCTTAGTAAAGGCAAAGATAGGTGCTGATACAAAAGAGCCATTAACTAGAAGTTTTAATGAGCAAACTAAGGGGCTTGGAAATGATGGGAAAGGGGATAGGTCTAATTATTATGACTTTTTAAAAAGTGTTCAAGAACAAATTGAAGTTACTATTAATAGTAAACTTGTTAAGTATTTCAATCTTAAGATGCATTTTAATTCACTTTATGTGTTAAGTGAAGAAGAAAAAATAGAGCGAGATATGAGATTACTTGAAATGTATGACAAGTATGTAGCTTTAATGCTAAATCCTGCCTTAAGTAAAGTTGATAAGGCAAATTTACAAGACAGATTATTTATGAAAATAAAAGGAGATTAATATGGAAGTAGAGAAGACAAATGACTCTTTAAAGACCGCTACTGATACAGAAGCAGTAAGTAAAACACCTGTTATGGTGAGTATAAGTGCTGCTGAATATGAAGAATATAAAGCGTATAAAGCATCAAAAGAATCTGATAATCAGGCTTTAAGTATAAATGAGCGTGTATCAAAAGAACTTGCTGAGGTTCAGGAGCGTGCATTATTACAAGATAAACTCTTAAAGGAAGCAACACGTATCAATGAGATTGATACACTTGCAAGTAAATACTTAAGTAATCACTTTAATAAAGAGACATTACTCTCTAAAGGATATTCACTTGATGAGATACTCTTAGCCCAAAGCCGAGAGCTTGTTCGAAAATATGTATTACCTGAAGAGATAAAAGCTATAGCTAAGGTTGAATCAGCAGAACATCTTGAAGGAAAGATCTTGGAACAGCTTTTAGATTTGGCAAAGGTGAATATAAAACATAGAAAGCGTAATGAGAGTATGAGTGATGTTTCTTCTAAAAATGGGAGTGTTAAATTTAGAGAGACAATATCAATCTCAGATCCAAATTTCAGACCAATTAATCGAAGTGAGATTACAGAAGGTATGATACAGTTTTATATAAATCAACAAAAACAGAATTCCAAAAGAATAAACAAACGCAGTGCTTAAGGGGAGGTTGGTGTGTCTAATAATATCACGCAACTTAAAAAAGAATATGAAGATAAACTTAAAGAAATCAAAGCATTAATGAAGAATCCTAGTAGTGACTTAGCTACTTTTAGTAACAATACTGATTTTAGAGATAAGAATTTACATTTTAGTAATTCTGGCGGAACTAGTACAAGTTCAGATACTGTAATTGTTAACTATCCAATTAAGGGATACCCATATAAGAGAGGAGTAAAGTTATCTTTTGAAGGTGACTTTGAACCTCGTGTTGAAGCTGGAGGTGGTGATGACCTTTTTGGTATATGTGTTAACATAGATGATTTTACACAAAGGGCAACAGTAGTGCCGATTACGGAATATTTTGAAGGGTATTTAGTAGTAAAAAAGGATAGTCAGGCTTCAATTAATGCTGGAGATAAATTGTTCTTCAATGCAAATGGTGAACTTGAAAAGGCTAGTACTTCAAGTAACACTAAAGTGAATGCAATAGCTTTATCAAAAGCATATAAATTAAATGATAGTCTCTACATAATAAATGTTAGTGTATTTGGAAATAGGGCATTGAAGGGTAGTTAATGAGTTTGGTAAGTGAAAAAATAACTACTCCTAGCGGTATTAAAGGTAATAAAGAAGTTCAAGACGGTGATACTTTGCATTCAGATGATGAATTAGAGAATCAAATGGCAACTTTAGAGCAAATAGAATTTTTAAAAACACTAGATGTAGAGACCCTAAAGACTCTAGATACTCTAGATGATGTAGAATCATTGAGGATAAGTAGTCAGCCTAAAAGCCGCAGCAAAAGACATACACCTGCACAAGTAGAGTCACTTGAGACTCAATATAGGGATGCAATCCTAAAGCTTAGACAATACACTAAGAATCAACATGCAGATAGGGCTTTATTTAGTGGTTTTGAAAATGGATTTCAAGATAAGATGAAAATTATTGATTCTAATGCCCTTTCAATATCTAGTAGTGTTGACATTATAAAAAAGTATCCATATAAAGGATGGCCATTCAAGCGTGCTGTTAAGCTTTCAATAGAGAGTGATGCTGTTTATGTCATACCATCTAATGATGAGGATATGTATGGTATATGCATTGATGTTGATGAGAGTACTGACACGGCATCTGTAATTCCAATAACTAATAATTTTACTGGATATTTATCAGCTAGTGATGCAAGTATAAAGATAGCAGATAAATTAGATTTCAATTCAAACGGAATGCTTATAAAAGCAGGAAATGGTGGCAAAAAAATGATGAATATCGTAGCACTTGATGACGCATTCACCATTGATTTAGCACCAGATGATGCTACCCGTAAGGGACAATCCAAATTACATTTTGTTGAAGTAACGGTGTATGGTAATAGATCTTAAAGAATTTTTAATTATCAAAATAGGAGGTTAAATATTGTCATCTAATGATATCACGCAATTAGTCAAGGACTATGAAACTAAAAGAGATAAGTTAAAAGGACTTATGAAGAATCCTAGCAATTATTCAGCTACTTTTAGTAACAATACTGATTTTAGAGATAAGAATTTACATTTTAGTAATTCTGGCGGGACTGCAACAAGCAGCAAGACTAGATTAGAGAATCATCCAACTAAAGGTTATCCATATAAGAGAGGAGTAAAACTTGTTGTAAATCCCTTTGTTGAAGGACAGCCACACTATGAACCACATGTTGAACCTGGAGGTGGTGATGACCTTTTTGGTATATGTGTTAACATAGATGATTTTACACAAAGGGCAACAGTAGTGCCAATTACGGAATATTTTGAAGGGTATCTTGTTGCTAAAGATAATTCTATTAAGGAAAAAGATAAGCTTAAATTTAATTCAAATGGTGAGCTTGAAAAGGCTAATGGATCTACCAATGTCAATGCTATAGCTACATCAGATTCGATTCAGTTGTCAAGTGACCTTTACATAGTAAGTGTAGTAACTTATGGAAACAAGTCTTTAAATTAAGGAGATTTTATGTCAGATTTATTTGATTTAGATTATTATTCAAAAGAAATTGCAAATGTTATTAATGATGTAAGTATACCAGAATTTTACAAATGGTTAGCTGATGAACAGTTTGAATACATCAATCTTAAAACTGGTTTTGTGAAAAGTATCAAATGGGATGCGTTTGTAAATAAAAACCCTACAGCATTAACAGATGAAGTTAATGCTGTCTCAACTATTGGATTTCGTTCAGAAACCGTAATGCTTAATTACCTAAAGTTACAGTACAAATTCAGACATGTAAATCAAGATGAAGAGAACTTTTATACCAATGATGGATATATTGGAAATCCAAATAACAATTTGCTCTCCTTTAGAGAAGCATTTAAGCTTGCAAGTGATGAGATTATCAAGATTATCGATAATTTTATTTTAACCGGTACTGTTACGGTCAAAAAAAATGGTAGGAATCAACAAATATTACTTCCTAATATGTACGGGCTACTTAATATGCCAAATCAAGTTAAAGAAGAAGTAAGTAGTAGCGATAAAGATAAGATGGATAAGATCTTTGAAAAAATAAAGTCAGGACTTGCAAAATTAGAGCTAGGAAAAGAATTCTCAACACCATTTATGGTATTAGTTGACCCATTAACAAGTTTAAAACTAGTTGAACCATATGCAATACCAAATACATCTTCATCATCTAATGATAAATGGAAAGAGGTTCTTACTGATACAATTAAGGCTGTAAATGATTGGCAAGAAGTTTACTTACATAAAAGTCATTTACTAAAAAACCAGATACTCATTTATCCAATGAGTCCAAAATTACTAAAGTTAAAACTAAGTAGATATATGTTACCAACTCTAAATAGACAAATTGATAAGGACTCAAGTGATATTGCACATTCATACCTTGATTTTGTACTTGGTGGACTCTTAGCAACAGACAATACTATTTTGAGAGTTGATATTAAGCAAAGTTAGGAGTATTTGATGTTAGAATTTAATGACGAATATAATGTTAGACAAATAGTAAATGTGGAGAGTGATGTAAGAAAACCAATGTTTTATAAGTGGTTCTCAAGCGAACAAATTGAAGAGAACGCTACTTCCTGTCAGTATATAAACGCAATAAAATGGGATGCATGTGTTAATAAAAATCCTACAACGTTAGCAAATGGAGTTAAGGCTAACTCAACTATTAACTTTAAAGCACATCTATTTAAGCTTGATTACCTTAAAATACAATACAGATTTAGACATTTAAAGCAAACTGCTGAAGGATTTTATCAAGATAATGATTATGTAGGTAGTGTAAGTAATAATTTACTGCCTTTCAAAGAAGCATATAAGTTAGCCAGTAATGAGATTATTAAACTTATTGACGAGTTTATCTTAACGGGTAATGTTTTAATCCAACAAGACGGAAAGATTGAAAAACGAAGACTTCCTAATATGTATGGTCTACTTAATATGCCAAATCAAATTGATGAAGAAGTTGAGTATTCAAATAAAGATAAGATGTATAAGATAGATAAACTCTTTCAAAAAATTAAAGAAGGGCTTTTAAAATTAGAGTTAGGAGATGAATTCTCAACACCTATGATGGTATTAGTTGACCCAATAACAAGTTTCAAACTATTTGGACCATGTGCAATAACAAGTGTTTCATCAGATGATGTTCGTTATACAAATGATTCAGGGGAACTCTACTTAATTAAGGCTATTAAGTCTATTAATAATAGAAAAGAAGTTTACTTAAATACAAGTCATTTACTAAAAAACCAGATACTCATTTATCCATTAAGTCCTAATCTTATTAAACTTAAACCAAATAAATACATGTTACCAATGCTAAATGGGCAAGTTGATGAGGACTCAAGTGATATTGCACATTCATACCTTGATTTTGTACTTGGTGGACTCTTAGCAACAGATAATACTATTTTGCGAATTAGTATCAAGGGAAAGTTAATTATTAGTAGAAGAGGAGTAGAGATGTCAGCTGAGCTTCAAACACTTCATAGTAAAATCTTAAATTTACTTAACTTAAATGAAGACATATTATCATTTACACAGTTTGAAACTTACACAGAACTACTTGAGATGATAATAATAACTAAAGGAATTGATGCTAGTATGATTAGCTCCTCCCATCTGATACTACTGCTTTGTTACTATATAAGCTGCAAGCTAAGTCAAGCAGGAGTAATACGCGAATTTGGTCTTGAGAGGATTAAAAATGAAAAGCTAAATGAGCTTGAAATTTCATATTACCCTGCTAGTAATGAGGCTAATGCTACTTTAAGTTTTTGTAGACAGTTTGAATCGCTACTTAGTTCTCTAAAAAGCCAAACAAACAATCCTCATTGTTGTATAGGATTTATAAGGTGATGAGTAGCATTAGAGATAGACTTTCAAAGTTAGCATCAAGAGCAATCTCTTACTACAGGAATGAAGAGACTTTAAAACTTTATAAAGGAACCTATGCTTACCTGGAGGATTTAGCCTCCCATGATGTAACTTTCAATAAGAATAACTTTAGTGAGTTTACAGGGGTACTCTTTAGTATAAAAGCTGACACGCTTGTAAGCATGCCCAATATTAATCTTTATGATATAAAGTCACTTCACAAACTTTATACTACGTCCAATTTGGATTTTGAACTTAAAGATAGAATTTCAGCTAAAAGTACCTTTTATGAAATTCTAAGTATCGATTCTAGTATTGGCTATCTTACTATAATTTTGAAGGAAGTAGAATGGAAGTAGAGATTGGTTGGTTTGATAAACGAAATGCTCAAATAGCAAGTCTTCATGAGATGGGTAGTAGCAAAATGCCTTTAAGATCACATCTTTATGCTGTTGCTAATGAAATGGGATTCAAAGATCATATAGACACAAGTTATATAAGAAATTGCTTTATGGAAAATCCTAAAAAAGGTATGCAAGCTATAGCAGAAGCATTTATTACTTATTACACAAATTATGTCATATCCGGTAAGGTAAAACCTGGACTCTCTAGTAAGACAATTGACTTTAAAAAGAATAAAGGTTCTCCTCACCCAGAAGTTGCTCTAGTTGATACTGCAAATATGCTTAATTCTATTAGCTATAGGGTAAATGAGTGATATTAAGTACACAGAACATACATAAAAGCTTAATTTCTTATTTTAAAAATTTTAAAGAACGTATCTCTAATTTAGAGATAAAGTTAGATTTAATTCATACATACAATCATCCATACATGTCTAAATACACTCTTCAATGTGCAAACATTATTGCAATTAAATTTGAAAATATGGATGACTTAACATTAGGATCAAGATCTGGTGCATTTTACAAAAATGTAAATGAGTTTAGTTTGCATTTTCAAATATTCATTTTAAGTCAGGTTATAAACTCTAAAGACAAGGATGCTTATTACACCATGTTTCAAATTTATAGTCTACTTAGCGATTTTATTTATGAGAATACTTGTAAGTTAACACTAGAACAAGAAGAAGATGATAAATACTCAATTAGGGTCAACTTATATATTTACCCTACAACAAATATGCAAAACAGTGGACTTGTTAAAATTGATTCTAATTATAGCAACGCTGCATATTGTTGCAGTCAAGCTTTTAAAGCTAACATGCAAGTAATAGAACAACTAATTAGGGAGGAGAAGTGAATGCCGCAAGATACAATTAGTGTGAATTTAACTCATCAGGCCTTAGATATAAAACATGTAAATTATTACCAGCCGTTATTAGTATATAAATGTTCAAAGATTAAAGTTAACGAGTCTACACCTAAGGTAAAAATATTAAACTTAAATATAAATAGCTTTGAAAAACAGATTGATGCACTTGAGAAGGAAGGTAGTAATGGTGATGATGAATTTAATAAAGAAAAAGAATATCTAAAAAAAGCAATACAAGCATTCTTTTCTTCAGGTGATGCTGGACTTAAAGCAGTTAAACTACTTATATATAAAGAAGGCACTGAAGCAAAGGCAATAAAATCAGAGCTTAGAGACAATAGATATACATTTATTGTACTTATAAACACCTATGCAAGTAACAGTGATGGTGGTGATGGTCTTACTCTTTACAAAGATGATTATACACATTTTAAAGCCGATAAGCACTTTTTTGTATTTGCAACAAAAGAATCGGAAATAAAAGAACTATTTAAAAACGGTAGTAACTCTAAAGAAAAAATTATTGTTATCCACTCTAAAGGTGATGAGAACCTTCACTTAAGATTTATATCTAAATACTTACATGAAGCTAGCATATTTCAAGCTGCTAATCCTTATGGACTCAAACTTAGCGGCATGGATCCTATTACTGATGATGATACAATTTCTAAACTTAGAGGGGC encodes the following:
- a CDS encoding anti-CBASS protein Acb1 family protein; amino-acid sequence: MISNSNINARELYKYSIFFRNYISNVAEDTLKNGITLNSIDTAFNVNDALEALKIELKEALLQCLISYRFNGVGYILVKTADLLEDLHLSVNLELPIGFMYLDYNNVRDEGPDFNYITYIFKVNTDEKISYRELKIHKNRVIIHSNYDYILKAYSPCYTQSFLLNIYLFEQIYKEIERRIEQHNFLFYKDESLVTLQDALSDATTSLEILTKGVNDKPRIFSNLFKRNVDENHISTFKSVNRDLERELTRLKSNLNNNGIFYSGTPDASLEVIKYDLTYLKEALALVKAKIGADTKEPLTRSFNEQTKGLGNDGKGDRSNYYDFLKSVQEQIEVTINSKLVKYFNLKMHFNSLYVLSEEEKIERDMRLLEMYDKYVALMLNPALSKVDKANLQDRLFMKIKGD
- a CDS encoding DUF1357 family protein produces the protein MEVEKTNDSLKTATDTEAVSKTPVMVSISAAEYEEYKAYKASKESDNQALSINERVSKELAEVQERALLQDKLLKEATRINEIDTLASKYLSNHFNKETLLSKGYSLDEILLAQSRELVRKYVLPEEIKAIAKVESAEHLEGKILEQLLDLAKVNIKHRKRNESMSDVSSKNGSVKFRETISISDPNFRPINRSEITEGMIQFYINQQKQNSKRINKRSA
- a CDS encoding DUF228 domain-containing protein — translated: MSNNITQLKKEYEDKLKEIKALMKNPSSDLATFSNNTDFRDKNLHFSNSGGTSTSSDTVIVNYPIKGYPYKRGVKLSFEGDFEPRVEAGGGDDLFGICVNIDDFTQRATVVPITEYFEGYLVVKKDSQASINAGDKLFFNANGELEKASTSSNTKVNAIALSKAYKLNDSLYIINVSVFGNRALKGS
- a CDS encoding DUF228 domain-containing protein, coding for MSLVSEKITTPSGIKGNKEVQDGDTLHSDDELENQMATLEQIEFLKTLDVETLKTLDTLDDVESLRISSQPKSRSKRHTPAQVESLETQYRDAILKLRQYTKNQHADRALFSGFENGFQDKMKIIDSNALSISSSVDIIKKYPYKGWPFKRAVKLSIESDAVYVIPSNDEDMYGICIDVDESTDTASVIPITNNFTGYLSASDASIKIADKLDFNSNGMLIKAGNGGKKMMNIVALDDAFTIDLAPDDATRKGQSKLHFVEVTVYGNRS
- a CDS encoding DUF228 domain-containing protein, giving the protein MSSNDITQLVKDYETKRDKLKGLMKNPSNYSATFSNNTDFRDKNLHFSNSGGTATSSKTRLENHPTKGYPYKRGVKLVVNPFVEGQPHYEPHVEPGGGDDLFGICVNIDDFTQRATVVPITEYFEGYLVAKDNSIKEKDKLKFNSNGELEKANGSTNVNAIATSDSIQLSSDLYIVSVVTYGNKSLN
- a CDS encoding DUF3890 domain-containing protein, producing the protein MLEFNDEYNVRQIVNVESDVRKPMFYKWFSSEQIEENATSCQYINAIKWDACVNKNPTTLANGVKANSTINFKAHLFKLDYLKIQYRFRHLKQTAEGFYQDNDYVGSVSNNLLPFKEAYKLASNEIIKLIDEFILTGNVLIQQDGKIEKRRLPNMYGLLNMPNQIDEEVEYSNKDKMYKIDKLFQKIKEGLLKLELGDEFSTPMMVLVDPITSFKLFGPCAITSVSSDDVRYTNDSGELYLIKAIKSINNRKEVYLNTSHLLKNQILIYPLSPNLIKLKPNKYMLPMLNGQVDEDSSDIAHSYLDFVLGGLLATDNTILRISIKGKLIISRRGVEMSAELQTLHSKILNLLNLNEDILSFTQFETYTELLEMIIITKGIDASMISSSHLILLLCYYISCKLSQAGVIREFGLERIKNEKLNELEISYYPASNEANATLSFCRQFESLLSSLKSQTNNPHCCIGFIR
- a CDS encoding DUF1506 family protein, producing MSSIRDRLSKLASRAISYYRNEETLKLYKGTYAYLEDLASHDVTFNKNNFSEFTGVLFSIKADTLVSMPNINLYDIKSLHKLYTTSNLDFELKDRISAKSTFYEILSIDSSIGYLTIILKEVEWK
- a CDS encoding DUF764 family protein, whose product is MILSTQNIHKSLISYFKNFKERISNLEIKLDLIHTYNHPYMSKYTLQCANIIAIKFENMDDLTLGSRSGAFYKNVNEFSLHFQIFILSQVINSKDKDAYYTMFQIYSLLSDFIYENTCKLTLEQEEDDKYSIRVNLYIYPTTNMQNSGLVKIDSNYSNAAYCCSQAFKANMQVIEQLIREEK
- a CDS encoding DUF787 family protein, with the translated sequence MPQDTISVNLTHQALDIKHVNYYQPLLVYKCSKIKVNESTPKVKILNLNINSFEKQIDALEKEGSNGDDEFNKEKEYLKKAIQAFFSSGDAGLKAVKLLIYKEGTEAKAIKSELRDNRYTFIVLINTYASNSDGGDGLTLYKDDYTHFKADKHFFVFATKESEIKELFKNGSNSKEKIIVIHSKGDENLHLRFISKYLHEASIFQAANPYGLKLSGMDPITDDDTISKLRGANINFYSLLNETGLDGVKAFKEGVTLSGTPIDELFTYHYIKYEFTSELIRVWNFNGRQNSKLSKLQLSGERDNAYSAAIECMLKRFIDRGLIVAYSKLKIQVSPTPQLKLFLSVEITYNYSMNSVLLNITAQDIQNYLTSLKET